A genomic stretch from Acidobacteriota bacterium includes:
- a CDS encoding S9 family peptidase: MRSFVPVIAFVCFAAGAAAQAPQPQRAQPTGQQSRREVKQDPARATLLYVSNDPADHAPARNFQRDIDQKAQIDARYAEACKGIIDYQKVTYRSSVGDLDIPAYVFQPLQTRGPRAHAAMVWVHGGVHGNWDLVYFPFVKEAVARGYVIVAPEYRGSTGYGEKFHNEIDYGGHEVDDVMSAVDYIRVSLPHVDPERLGIMGWSHGGYIALFSVFRDKTPFKAAVAMVPVTNLVFRLSYKGPGYQHSFATQKRIGGLPFEKPDIYIERSPLYHVDKLNTPLLVHVATNDTDVNFVEDQQIVDALRSRKPHLAETKIYVDPPPGAAGGGHTFNRRTDLKTLERMDTPEQIDSWNRVWTFFEWNLR; the protein is encoded by the coding sequence ATGCGTTCGTTCGTCCCTGTCATCGCCTTCGTCTGCTTCGCAGCCGGGGCGGCCGCGCAGGCGCCGCAGCCTCAGCGCGCGCAGCCCACGGGCCAGCAGTCACGCCGGGAAGTCAAGCAGGATCCGGCGCGCGCCACGTTGCTGTACGTCAGCAACGATCCGGCGGATCACGCGCCCGCGCGGAACTTCCAGCGGGACATCGACCAGAAGGCGCAGATTGACGCGCGATACGCAGAGGCCTGCAAGGGGATCATCGATTACCAGAAGGTCACGTACCGCAGCAGCGTGGGCGATCTCGATATTCCCGCCTACGTGTTCCAGCCGCTGCAGACGCGCGGGCCGCGCGCCCACGCCGCGATGGTGTGGGTGCACGGCGGCGTCCACGGGAACTGGGACCTGGTGTATTTCCCCTTCGTGAAGGAAGCCGTCGCGCGCGGCTACGTCATCGTCGCGCCCGAGTACCGCGGCAGCACGGGCTACGGCGAGAAGTTCCACAACGAGATCGACTACGGCGGCCACGAAGTGGACGACGTGATGAGCGCCGTGGACTACATCAGGGTGAGCTTGCCGCATGTCGATCCGGAGCGGCTGGGCATCATGGGTTGGAGCCATGGCGGGTACATCGCCCTGTTCAGCGTCTTTCGCGACAAGACGCCGTTCAAAGCCGCGGTCGCGATGGTGCCCGTCACGAACCTGGTCTTCCGCTTGTCGTACAAAGGTCCCGGGTATCAGCACAGCTTCGCCACGCAGAAGCGGATCGGCGGCCTGCCGTTCGAGAAGCCGGATATCTACATCGAGCGGTCGCCGCTGTATCACGTCGACAAGCTGAACACGCCGCTGCTCGTGCACGTGGCCACCAACGACACGGACGTGAACTTCGTCGAGGACCAGCAGATCGTCGACGCGCTCCGTTCGCGCAAGCCGCATCTCGCCGAGACGAAGATCTATGTCGACCCGCCGCCCGGGGCGGCCGGCGGCGGGCACACGTTCAACCGGCGCACCGACCTGAAGACGCTGGAGCGGATGGACACGCCGGAGCAGATCGATTCGTGGAACCGGGTGTGGACGTTCTTCGAGTGGAACCTGAGATAG